One genomic region from Gossypium hirsutum isolate 1008001.06 chromosome D13, Gossypium_hirsutum_v2.1, whole genome shotgun sequence encodes:
- the LOC107919272 gene encoding desmethyl-deoxy-podophyllotoxin synthase, whose amino-acid sequence MEIPIDRKSAPAASSGLPHRTLRGLDTKQGDFMCLQLAQVSTVVASSPEMAKEIMKTHDIVFANRPFLVVAMTTTYECTDIVFAPYGTYWRYLRKICTSELLSAARYAITARAAFGKTCKDQEVFISVVAEETQVNSGSFVSEFFPSLKFLDVVSGLKHRVEKIHGEADRIVGDIVNDHKESRAKGRSEDEDKEDLVDDGEFPLTDNNIKAILFDIFIGGSETLATAIEWAMSEMIKNPRVMKKAQAEVRQVFEGKGNVDETGIHQLKYLNCVIKKTHYSKTSF is encoded by the exons ATGGAAATTCCCATTGATAGGAAATCTGCACCAGCTGCCAGTTCTGGTCTACCCCATCGCACCTTACGTGGCTTGGATACGAAACAGGGTGATTTCATGTGCCTGCAGCTCGCTCAAGTTTCCACCGTGGTCGCTTCTTCTCCAGAAATGGCTAAAGAGATTATGAAAACACATGATATCGTTTTTGCTAATAGACCTTTTCTCGTTGTGGCTATGACGACAACTTATGAGTGCACTGATATTGTCTTTGCACCATATGGAACCTATTGGAGATATCTGCGGAAAATTTGCACATCGGAGCTTCTAAGTGCAGCTCG TTATGCAATAACAGCGAGGGCAGCCTTTGGCAAGACATGCAAAGATCAAGAAGTTTTCATATCAGTTGTTGCAGAGGAAACCCAGGTGAATTCGGGTTCCTTTGTTTCCGAATTTTTTCCTTCACTTAAATTCTTGGATGTTGTTTCGGGTCTAAAGCATAGAGTTGAAAAGATTCATGGAGAAGCTGACAGAATAGTTGGGGACATTGTTAATGATCACAAAGAAAGTAGGGCAAAAGGCAGAagtgaagatgaagacaaggaaGATTTGGTTGATGATGGCGAATTTCCTTTAACTGACAACAACATCAAAGCTATCCTTTTT GACATTTTCATTGGCGGAAGTGAGACATTAGCAACAGCCATAGAATGGGCAATGTCGGAAATGATTAAAAACCCAAGAGTTATGAAAAAGGCACAAGCAGAGGTAAGGCAGGTGTTTGAAGGCAAAGGAAATGTGGATGAAACAGGCATTCATCAACTTAAATATCTAAACTGTGTTATAAAAAAAACCCATTACAGCAAAACaagcttttag
- the LOC107918530 gene encoding leucine aminopeptidase gives MIFLRHLAAFLAKNHFTSKNRAILPQNFPPEIPNLPMPNNIFSIAFFILKSPHVGQLSFDTRSLSIHQVLSPITLSPLPFFLSSSPDPVKGTQLSISLPDDDVLNSFFIVFSTSPSSSALQWLSPPQTFNKKTPFCIPNASVSTRVLFSHVKTLPQRESVTLLRSMSLGSYLSLCPPAMSIGGHWFLVKDIRICCLAGLIRCGSFELSCYPQLYGETKALLTSGKEKGRKCCEICDEVTSY, from the exons atgatttttttgcggcatttagcggcgtttttagcaaaaaatcattttacttcAAAAAATCGGGccattttaccccaaaatttcCCCCCTGAAATCCCTAATCTTCCCATGCCCAACAATATTTTCTCAATCGCTTTCTTCATCCTCAAATCCCCTCATGTCGGTCAACTTTCTTTTGATACCCGTTCGCTTTCCATTCACCAAGTTCTTTCTCCTATTACCCTTTCCcctctccctttctttctttcctcttcaCCTGACCCTGTCAAAGGAACCCAGCTTTCCATCTCGCTACCAGACGACGACGTTTTGAACTCCTTCTTCATCGTTTTCTCTACTTCCCCTTCTTCTTCTGCTCTCCAATGGCTATCCCCGCCGCAAACATTTAACAAAAAAACACCCTTTTGTATACCCAATGCTAGTGTATCCACACGCGTTCTATTTTCCCATGTCAAGACACTCCCGCAGCGAGAATCCGTTACTCTGCTTCGCTCAATGTCCCTCGGAAGTTATCTGTCGTTATGTCCACCCGCCATGTCGATAGGAGGTCACTGGTTTCTGGTGAAGGACATTCGCATTTGCTGCCTGGCGGGTTTAATTCGTTGCGGTTCTTTTGAACTTTCTTGCTATCCACAGTTGTATGGGGAAACCAAAGCACTACTGACCTCCG ggaaagaaaaaggaaggaaatgCTGCGAGATATGTGACGAGGTCACAAGCTAttaa